In one Nitratidesulfovibrio vulgaris str. Hildenborough genomic region, the following are encoded:
- the cas5c gene encoding type I-C CRISPR-associated protein Cas5c encodes MTHGAVKTYGIRLRVWGDYACFTRPEMKVERVSYDVMPPSAARGILEAIHWKPAIRWIVDRIHVLRPIVFDNVRRNEVSSKIPKPNPATAMRDRKPLYFLVDDGSNRQQRAATLLRNVDYVIEAHFELTDKAGAEDNAGKHLDIFRRRARAGQSFQQPCLGCREFPASFELLEGDVPLSCYAGEKRDLGYMLLDIDFERDMTPLFFKAVMEDGVITPPSRTSPEVRA; translated from the coding sequence ATGACACATGGGGCTGTTAAGACATACGGCATCAGACTGCGGGTATGGGGCGACTACGCCTGCTTCACGCGGCCGGAGATGAAGGTGGAACGGGTGTCATACGATGTCATGCCCCCTTCCGCCGCACGGGGCATCCTTGAGGCCATCCACTGGAAGCCGGCCATCAGGTGGATTGTGGACAGGATTCATGTGCTGCGGCCCATCGTCTTCGACAACGTGCGGCGCAACGAGGTCAGTTCGAAGATACCCAAGCCCAATCCGGCAACGGCCATGCGCGACAGGAAGCCGCTCTACTTTCTGGTCGATGACGGCAGCAACCGCCAGCAACGGGCGGCGACCCTGCTGCGCAACGTCGACTATGTCATCGAAGCCCACTTCGAACTGACAGACAAGGCCGGAGCGGAAGACAACGCGGGCAAGCATCTGGACATCTTCAGGCGTCGTGCGCGCGCCGGGCAGTCGTTCCAGCAGCCATGCCTCGGCTGCCGCGAGTTTCCGGCGTCGTTCGAACTGCTGGAGGGGGATGTGCCGCTCTCGTGCTACGCGGGCGAGAAGCGCGACCTTGGCTACATGCTGCTCGACATCGACTTCGAACGCGACATGACGCCGCTGTTCTTCAAGGCCGTCATGGAAGACGGAGTGATAACGCCCCCGTCGCGCACGTCACCGGAGGTGAGGGCATGA